A portion of the Magnolia sinica isolate HGM2019 chromosome 17, MsV1, whole genome shotgun sequence genome contains these proteins:
- the LOC131230371 gene encoding F-box/LRR-repeat protein At3g48880, whose product MEESKSLVRRWEDMEIDILVRIFKEFDVIELTSGISRVCSSWRLACSDPLLWKTVDLGILKSNFIQIPTLPYIWVDDRSNKKLTRVLKIAMGLSCGSVTCIIFHVNLYLKDDHLIHIAERCPRLKHLVLPAWDLITKGGICEAIRKWEELESMTMPYICSPPYIMEVIGMNCKNFTQLKVMGCFNVLFASSIAKYLPKLKVLSLRCSTLFMEALILILDCMEHLEVLNVAHCLFIEDLPPPASRRIIRELNEAIIEKAKASRLRTFFYCHKESCVLCQRMVNDNGSMRWFKYEEGSWRNDEVSSLAY is encoded by the exons ATGGAGGAGAGTAAATCCCTAGTGAGGAGATGGGAGGACATGGAAATCGATATTCTGGTGAGGATATTCAAggaatttgatgtcatcgagttgACTTCGGGCATTTCTCGGGTTTGCAGTTCGTGGCGCTTGGCTTGTTCAGATCCATTGCTTTGGAAAACCGTTGATCTGGGGATATTGAAATCAAATTTCATACAGATTCCCACACTACCTTATATTTGGGTGGATGATAGATCCAATAAGAAGCTAACACGCGTGTTGAAGATTGCAATGGGCCTCAGCTGTGGAAGCGTGACTTGCATCATCTTCCATGTCAATCTGTACCTGAAGGATGATCACTTGATCCACATTGCTGAAAG GTGCCCGCGGCTCAAACACCTTGTTCTACCAGCTTGGGATTTGATCACAAAGGGCGGGATCTGCGAGGCTATCCGCAAATGGGAAGAGCTCGAATCCATGACGATGCCATACATCTGCTCTCCTCCTTACATCATGGAGGTGATTGGCATGAACTGCAAGAACTTCACCCAGCTGAAGGTCATGGGCTGCTTCAATGTCCTCTTCGCGTCGAGCATTGCCAAGTACCTCCCGAAGCTCAAGGTCCTGAGCCTCCGGTGCTCCACACTCTTCATGGAGGCCCTCATCCTCATCTTGGACTGCATGGAGCATCTTGAAGTGCTCAACGTGGCCCACTGCCTCTTCATCGAGGACCTCCCGCCCCCTGCGTCCAGGAGGATCATCAGGGAGCTCAACGAAGCGATCATCGAGAAGGCAAAGGCCTCCCGGTTACGGACCTTCTTCTACTGCCATAAGGAGTCATGCGTCTTGTGCCAGAGGATGGTAAATGACAATGGCAGCATGAGATGGTTCAAGTATGAGGAGGGGTCATGGCGCAATGACGAGGTAAGCTCTCTTGCATACTAA